A window of Solanum stenotomum isolate F172 chromosome 3, ASM1918654v1, whole genome shotgun sequence contains these coding sequences:
- the LOC125859313 gene encoding DEAD-box ATP-dependent RNA helicase 51-like translates to MAEVEENPNIVVAEEESIKKKRKRKRDKKNKMVTEKETKKEEENEEGEEDDEERQELDDELKEEIKKEMKSGSGIMSSELFSSVEISEPTMKAIKDMGFEYMTQIQARAIPPLLEGKDVLGAARTGSGKTLAFLIPAVELLFHVHFTPRNGTGVVVICPTRELAIQTHAVAKDLLKYHSQTLGLVIGGSARRAEAERIAKGANLLVGTPGRLLDHLSNTKGFIYKNLKCLVIDEADRILEANFEEDMQQILKLLPKEGRQTALFSATQTKKVEDLARLSLTAPIYIDVDDGRRRVTNEGLQQGYCVVPSARRFILLYSFLKRNLSKKIMVFFSSCNSVKFHSELLRYIKIECHDIHGKQKQQKRTSTFFDFCDAKKGILLCTDVAARGLDIPAVDWIVQFDPPDEPKEYIHRVGRTARGEGAKGNALLFLIPEELQFLKYLKAAKVPVKEYEFDHKKLANVQSLLEKLVANNYYLNQSAKEAYRSYLLSYNSHSMKEIFNVHRLDLQAVASSFCFSNPPKVHLSIDSNASKFRQKKRKVEGSRNGFSEGNPYGKKGADDTRQFVRY, encoded by the exons ataTAGTTGTTGCGGAAGAAGAGTCAATTAAGAAGAAGAGAAAGCGAAAGAGAGACAAGAAGAACAAAATGGTTACGGAAAAGGAGACTAAGAAGGAGGAAGAGAACGAGGAAGGGGAAGAGGATGATGAAGAAAGACAGGAATTGGATGATGAGCTGAAGGAGGAGATTAAGAAAGAGATGAAGAGTGGGTCAGGTATTATGAGTTCAGAGTTGTTTTCTTCTGTTGAAATTTCCGAGCCCACCATGAAAGCAATTAAGGATATGGGATTTGAGTACATGACTCAG ATCCAAGCCAGGGCAATTCCTCCTCTTCTGGAAGGCAAGGATGTCCTCGGAGCTGCAAGAACTGGTTCTGGTAAAACACTAGCATTTTTGATTCCAGCTGTGGAGTTATTGTTTCATGTCCACTTTACACCACGTAATGGAACTGGGGTGGTTGTTATTTGCCCAACAAGAGAACTGGCTATACAG ACGCATGCTGTGGCAAAGGACCTTCTCAAGTATCACTCGCAGACTCTTGGGTTGGTTATTGGTGGTTCAGCAAGAAGAGCAGAGGCAGAGCGTATTGCTAAAGGGGCTAATCTCTTAGTAGGCACCCCTGGTCGACTACTTGATCATCTTAGTAATACCAAGGGTTTCATTTATAAGAACCTTAAG TGTCTCGTGATTGATGAAGCTGATAGGATTTTGGAAGCAAACTTTGAGGAAGATATGCAACAAATTCTTAAACTTCTACCAAAGGAG GGGAGGCAGACTGCTCTCTTTTCGGCCACACAGACGAAAAAG GTTGAGGACCTTGCACGCTTATCTTTGACAGCTCCTATCTATATTGATGTGGACGATGGGAGGAGGAGG GTCACGAACGAAGGGCTACAACAAGGATACTGTGTTGTCCCAAGTGCCAGGAGATTTATTCTCCTTTATTCATTCTTGAAGAGGAACCTGTCAAAGAAAATAATGGTTTTCTTCTCATCTTGCAACTCTGTCAAGTTCCATTCCGAACTTCTTCGCTATATCAAGATTGAATGCCATGATATTCATGGGAAGCAAAAGCAGCAAAAACGAACATCTACCTTTTTTGATTTCTGCGATGCAAAGAAGGGCATTCTGTTATGCACAGATGTCGCCGCACGTGGTTTGGATATTCCTGCTGTG GACTGGATTGTGCAGTTTGATCCCCCTGATGAACCCAAG GAATACATACACAGAGTTGGTCGAACAGCACGTGGTGAAGGTGCTAAAGGAAACGCTTTGCTATTCTTGATTCCAGAGGAGTTGCAGTTTCTTAAGTACCTGAAG GCGGCAAAAGTACCTGTAAAAGaatatgaatttgatcataAGAAGCTGGCCAATGTGCAGTCACTCCTG GAAAAATTGGTTGCAAACAACTATTACTTGAACCAGTCGGCTAAAGAGGCATATAGGTCCTATTTACTATCATATAATTCTCATTCCATGAAGGAAATATTCAATGTTCACCGACTTGATCTGCAG GCAGTAGCTTCTTCGTTCTGTTTTTCTAATCCTCCAAAAGTACACCTCAGCATAGATAGTAATGCGTCCAAGTTCAGGCAGAAAAAGCGTAAAGTTGAAGGAAGCCGAAATGGGTTCAGTGAGGGCAATCCCTATGGAAAGAAAGGAGCTGACGATACGAGGCAGTTTGTAAGATATTAG